A region of the Nocardia asteroides genome:
CCAGGCCGTCGCCCAGCTCCACCAGCGTCGCGGCCTCCTGTACGGCCTGCCCGCTGCGCGTGTCGAACATGTACTCCAGCGCGGCGGTGATCAGATCCTCCCTGGTGGGGAAGTGATGCTGCGCCGCGCCACGCGACACCCCCGCCCGTTCGGCGACGACGGCGACCGTCGCGGCCGCCCAGCCCATCTCGGCCAGGCAGTCGATGGTCGCCTCGAGCAGGCGCTGCCGGGTGGCTCGGCTGCGGTCCTGCTTGGGTTCGTGCGGTGTCGCCATGGTCGCTATTCTGCCCAGCTGGGCGGGCGCCGCTGCAAAAAGGCCAGCATCCCCTCGCGAACTTCCGGGGTGCCGAAGAAGCTCGCCGAACGACGCGCCAGTTCCTCGGCGGAGGCGTCGAACTCGGCGAGGATGCCGGCGTTGACCAACCGCTTGGCCTCGGCCAGTCCCTGCGGCGAGCCCTTGCGCACCTGCGTGCACAACCGCGCCACCTCGGCCGCCGGATCGTCGGCGGTGACGGTGACCAAGCCGATCTCCCGCGCCACGGCGGCGTCGAACTTCTCGCCGGTCAGGTAGTACCGGCTGGCCGCGCGCGGGCTGAGGCGAGGCAACAGGGTCAGCGAGATCATGAACGGCGCCAACCCGATGCGGACCTCGGTGAGCGCGAAACTGCTGGCCGGCCCGGCCACGACGACGTCACAGCCCGCCACGATGCCCATGCCGCCCGCCCGCACGTTTCCGTCGATCCGCGCGATCACGGGCTTCGGTATCTCCACCAGCCTGCGCAGCACGCCGATCATGACGCGGGTGCGCTCGTCGGCGGCCACGGCGGGATCGGCGGAGCCCGCTTCGCTGAGATCCGCGCCCGCGCAGAAGGTGTTGCCGGTGTGCGTGAGCACGATGACCCGAACCTTCTCGTCGGCGGCCGCGTCGTCGAGCCCGCGCAGCAGCTCGGCGACCAGCTTGGACGACAGCGCGTTGCGGTTGTGCGGCGAGTCGAAGGTGAGGGTCGCGACACCGTCGCCCACCTCGTAGCGGACGAACGGACCCGTCTCGGTCATGCGGTTCCTCTCAGTACGACTTCGGCAGACCCAGCGAGTACTGGGCGACGAAGTTGAGGATCATTTCGCGGCTCACCGGCGCGATGCGTCCGATGCGCGCGGCGGCGAGCATCGCGGCCAGGCCGACGTCCCTGGTCAGGCCCGAGCCGCCGTGCGTCTGGATGGCCTGGTCGAGTGCTTTGATACTGGCTTCCGCCGCCGCGTATTTCGCCATGTTGGCCGCTTCGGCGGCGCCCATCTCGTCGCCGGTGTCGTAGAGGGCGGCGGCCTTCTGCATCATCAGCTTCGCCAGTTCGAGTTCGATCTTCACCTGCGCCAGCGGATGCGAGATGCCCTGGTGGGCACCGATCGGCGTCTTCCACACCGTGCGCTCCTTGGCGTATTCCACGGCGCGATCGATGGCGTAGCGGGCCAGACCGATCGCCATCGCCGCGCCCATGATGCGCTCGGGGTTCAACCCCGCGAACAGCTGCATCAGCGCCGCGTCCTCCTTGCCGACCAGTGCGGTGGAGGGCAGGCGGACGTCATCGAGGAACAGGGTGTACTGGTGATCGGGCTCGATGATGTCCATCTCCTGCGCCGTCTTGGTGAAGCCTTCGGCGTCGGTCGGCACGATGAACAGGGCGGGCTTCAGTTTGCCGGTCTTGTGGTCGGAAGTACGGGAGACGATCAGCACGGCCTCGGCCTGGTCCACGCCGGAGATGAAGATCTTGCGGCCGTTGAGGATCCAGTCGTCGCCGTCGCGGCGCGCGGTGGTGGTGATCTGGTGGGAGTTGGAGCCCGCGTCCGGCTCGGTGATACCGAAGACCATCTTGCCGGAGCCGTCGGCGAGCTTGGGCAGCCATTCCCGCTTCTGCTCGTCGGTGCCGTATTTGGTGATGATGGTGCCACAGATGGCCGGGGAGACCACCATGAGCAGCAGGCCCGCACCCTGAGCGGACAGCTCCTCCATCACCAGCGACAGTTCGTACATGCCCGCGCCGCCGCCACCGTACTCCTCGGGCAGGTTCACCCCGAGGAAGCCGAGTTTGCCCGCCTCCTGCCACAGTTCGTCCAGCGGCTCGTTCTTGCGCGCCTTCGGCAGCACGTAGTCGCGGTAGTTGTATTTGGCGGCCAGCGCGGCGACGGCGGCCCGCAGCGCCTTCTGCTCGTCGGTTTCGATGAAGCCCATCAGTTCTCCTGTGTCTTGCGGGGGCTCACGCACCCCGTCGGATCGATGAGCGCTGCGCGATTGTGGCTCATCGCTCCTCCTGTATCTTGCGGGGGCTCACGCACCCCGTCGGATCGATGAGCGCTGCGCGATTGTGGCTCATCGCTCCTCCTGTGTTTCCTCGTTGTCGGCGGGTTCGACGACCGCGAGCACGGCGCCGACCTCGACCTGCTGGCCGACGGTGACGTTGACGGCGCTGAGCACGCCCGCGGCGGGCGCGGCGATGGTGTGCTCCATCTTCATCGCCTCCAGCCACAGGATCGGCTGGCCCTGTTCGACGTGGCTGCCCACCTCGGCGCCGAGCCGGATCACGCTGCCCGGCATGGGCGCCAGCAGCGAGCCGGTGGCCACCTGGTCGGCCGGGTCGCTGAAGCGCGGCAACCTGCGCACGGCGACCGGGCCGAGCGGTGAATCGACGTACACCTGGTCGCCGTAGCGGGCGACCTCGAAATGCCTGCGCACCGGGCCGCGTTCGCCCCGGACCGACAGCACGACGCGATCGGGAGCCGACTCGACCAGCTCGAGACCGTCGTGACCGTCCACGGTGACGCCGGTCCGTCCGAACCGGTATCCCACCTCGTGCGTCCCGGAGACGCGGCTTCCGTACGACTTGCGCTGCGACTGCGCCGGCAGGTTCCGCCACCCACTGGGCAGACCGCCGCCCACCCGCGCGCTGCCGCGATTGGCGGCGGCGTCGGCCAGCGCGGCGGCCACGATGGACAGGGCCTCGTCGGACTCCGACACCAGCGGGGCGGCGAGAGTCTCCAGCCCGTGCGTGGCGAAGAACGCGGTGTCGGTGTCACCGGCCAGGAACGCCGGATGACGCAGCACGCGCACCAGCAGGTCCCGATTGGTGACCAAGCCGTGGATCTTCGCCCGGTGCAGCGCCGCGGCCAGCAGGCGCGCCGCCTCGCCGCGCGTTTCGGCGTAGGAGATGACCTTGGCCAGCATCGGGTCGTAGTGCACGCCGACCACCGAGCCGTCCACCACACCCGTGTCCAGGCGCACGCCCGGCCGGTCGAGCAGGTCGAATTCGGTGCGCACCGAGGGGATGTCGAGCCGGTGCACGGTTCCGCTCTGCGGCTGCCAGTCGTGTGCCGGGTCCTCGGCGTAGAGCCGGACCTCGATCGAATGTCCGCGCATCGCGGGCGGTTCGGCGGGCAGCGCGCCGCCCGCGGCGACGTCCAGTTGCAGCCGGACCAGATCCAGCCCCGTGGTGCACTCGGTGACCGGATGCTCCACTTGCAGGCGGGTGTTCATCTCCAGGAAGAAGAACTCGCCCTGTTCGTCGGCGAGGAACTCCACGGTGCCCGCGCCGGTGTAGCCGATCGCGCCCGCCGCCAGGCGCGCCGCCTCGAACAGCCGCGCCCGCATGCCATGGGTGCGTTCCACCAGCGGCGAAGGCGCCTCCTCGATCACCTTCTGGTGGCGGCGCTGGATAGAGCATTCGCGCTCGCCCACCGCCCAGATGACGCCGTGCGTATCGGCCATCACCTGGACCTCGATGTGCCTACCGGTCTCGAGGTAGCGCTCGCAGAAGACCGTCGGGTCGCCGAACGCGGATTCCGCCTCGCGCCGGGCCGCCTCGATCTGCGGAGCCAGGTCGGCCAGCTCGCGGACCACGCGCATGCCGCGACCGCCGCCGCCCGCCGACGCCTTGATCAGCACCGGCAGGTGCGCCTCGGTGACCTGCGCCGGATCCAGTTCGGCGAGCACCGGCACTCCGGCGGCGTCCATCATCTTCTTCGACGCGACCTTCGAGCCCATCTGCTCGATCGCCTCGACGGGCGGTCCGATCCAGACCAGCCCGGCGGCGAGCACGGCCTCGGC
Encoded here:
- a CDS encoding enoyl-CoA hydratase family protein produces the protein MTETGPFVRYEVGDGVATLTFDSPHNRNALSSKLVAELLRGLDDAAADEKVRVIVLTHTGNTFCAGADLSEAGSADPAVAADERTRVMIGVLRRLVEIPKPVIARIDGNVRAGGMGIVAGCDVVVAGPASSFALTEVRIGLAPFMISLTLLPRLSPRAASRYYLTGEKFDAAVAREIGLVTVTADDPAAEVARLCTQVRKGSPQGLAEAKRLVNAGILAEFDASAEELARRSASFFGTPEVREGMLAFLQRRPPSWAE
- a CDS encoding acyl-CoA/acyl-ACP dehydrogenase; the protein is MGFIETDEQKALRAAVAALAAKYNYRDYVLPKARKNEPLDELWQEAGKLGFLGVNLPEEYGGGGAGMYELSLVMEELSAQGAGLLLMVVSPAICGTIITKYGTDEQKREWLPKLADGSGKMVFGITEPDAGSNSHQITTTARRDGDDWILNGRKIFISGVDQAEAVLIVSRTSDHKTGKLKPALFIVPTDAEGFTKTAQEMDIIEPDHQYTLFLDDVRLPSTALVGKEDAALMQLFAGLNPERIMGAAMAIGLARYAIDRAVEYAKERTVWKTPIGAHQGISHPLAQVKIELELAKLMMQKAAALYDTGDEMGAAEAANMAKYAAAEASIKALDQAIQTHGGSGLTRDVGLAAMLAAARIGRIAPVSREMILNFVAQYSLGLPKSY
- a CDS encoding biotin/lipoyl-binding protein — its product is MTASQSDSISGDRVTGGLTNVLVANRGEIARRVFATCRRMGLGTVAVYSDADAAAPHVSDADAAVRLPGSTPAETYLRGELIIEAALAAGADAIHPGYGFLSENAEFAEAVLAAGLVWIGPPVEAIEQMGSKVASKKMMDAAGVPVLAELDPAQVTEAHLPVLIKASAGGGGRGMRVVRELADLAPQIEAARREAESAFGDPTVFCERYLETGRHIEVQVMADTHGVIWAVGERECSIQRRHQKVIEEAPSPLVERTHGMRARLFEAARLAAGAIGYTGAGTVEFLADEQGEFFFLEMNTRLQVEHPVTECTTGLDLVRLQLDVAAGGALPAEPPAMRGHSIEVRLYAEDPAHDWQPQSGTVHRLDIPSVRTEFDLLDRPGVRLDTGVVDGSVVGVHYDPMLAKVISYAETRGEAARLLAAALHRAKIHGLVTNRDLLVRVLRHPAFLAGDTDTAFFATHGLETLAAPLVSESDEALSIVAAALADAAANRGSARVGGGLPSGWRNLPAQSQRKSYGSRVSGTHEVGYRFGRTGVTVDGHDGLELVESAPDRVVLSVRGERGPVRRHFEVARYGDQVYVDSPLGPVAVRRLPRFSDPADQVATGSLLAPMPGSVIRLGAEVGSHVEQGQPILWLEAMKMEHTIAAPAAGVLSAVNVTVGQQVEVGAVLAVVEPADNEETQEER